In Tsuneonella dongtanensis, a single window of DNA contains:
- a CDS encoding serine protease, with protein sequence MGRRISINLALPPAMAAILAALLIVVSPWPANAIITADENPDLVAGKIAIGLREELGEHSAEIEAIARANPNIRIGWPSQFEITADPDYPDNFYLLDMQNPSASSTYRRWNDVPQSPDPVLAEPIFIGRLDDGSFAPGLDAALRAILRRQALLRLNTLPAFEHGIYARIDCVPDDPCDDSRDILVNQPLQISITTAPRNPQPRFVYALLLRPDYSLQWIFQSPPDRPIDPDRLVVVKYPEDPLKFEQEGRHDLIVISSAKPIDPLLLSSSVSGQVDQSRCRLPVEQAICRALSGLPDPNPTDEPTTIASDWDIQFAGRYFAARPTIGYVGGGETALPGSAPWAVQIYSALPYTEEQKQLDAAMADTNPDKKFLDQLSTGQEEHRCGGSLIAPDIVLTAAHCLRQPGLDFLANRRVYVGSQRLRGERGANGVDYRVVAAVYHAGYVPSTGGVNEAPPRNDIALLKIRPIGRPVIPRPIRLPGSAPASAEAGQSDIIRVYGWGYTEERRPNQSGVMNGGKLLAYAEDLQVGALRIVETAECRKIPHYKGVSADNICAETPPPSEATRGSRNTFSCRGDSGGPVVRLVGQRLVQVGVVSWAYGCGIAVRGARGVPIRRNPSVFVNLANYTGWIAKARNSFANGAVLPVTE encoded by the coding sequence ATGGGCAGGCGGATTTCCATCAACCTTGCGCTCCCCCCGGCCATGGCCGCGATCCTCGCCGCACTGCTCATCGTCGTATCGCCCTGGCCCGCGAACGCCATCATAACGGCCGATGAAAACCCCGACCTGGTGGCCGGCAAGATCGCTATTGGCCTCAGAGAGGAACTGGGCGAGCACAGCGCCGAGATAGAGGCGATTGCACGGGCCAATCCGAACATCCGGATCGGCTGGCCCAGCCAGTTCGAGATCACCGCCGATCCCGACTACCCGGACAACTTCTACTTGCTGGACATGCAGAACCCCAGCGCAAGCTCGACCTATAGGCGCTGGAATGACGTGCCGCAGTCGCCGGATCCCGTGCTCGCCGAGCCGATCTTCATCGGACGGCTGGACGACGGCAGTTTCGCTCCCGGCCTCGATGCCGCGCTGCGCGCGATCCTTCGCCGCCAGGCCTTGCTGAGGCTGAACACCCTGCCCGCCTTCGAGCATGGTATCTACGCCAGGATCGACTGCGTGCCCGACGACCCATGCGACGATTCCCGCGATATTTTGGTGAACCAGCCGCTCCAGATCAGCATCACGACGGCGCCGCGAAACCCGCAGCCGCGGTTCGTTTACGCCTTGCTCCTTCGGCCCGACTACAGCCTGCAATGGATATTCCAGTCGCCGCCAGACCGCCCGATCGATCCCGACCGTCTGGTGGTTGTGAAATACCCCGAAGATCCGCTCAAGTTCGAGCAGGAAGGGCGGCACGACCTGATCGTGATCAGCAGCGCCAAGCCGATCGACCCGCTGCTGCTGTCATCAAGCGTTTCCGGCCAGGTCGACCAGAGCCGCTGCAGACTGCCGGTCGAGCAAGCGATCTGTCGCGCCCTGTCCGGGCTGCCCGACCCGAACCCGACCGATGAGCCGACGACGATCGCATCCGACTGGGATATCCAGTTTGCCGGACGGTATTTCGCGGCGCGCCCGACAATCGGCTATGTCGGGGGTGGTGAGACGGCGCTTCCCGGATCGGCGCCCTGGGCCGTGCAGATCTATTCGGCGCTCCCCTATACCGAGGAGCAGAAGCAGCTCGACGCGGCGATGGCGGACACCAATCCCGACAAGAAGTTCCTCGACCAGCTCAGCACGGGACAGGAAGAGCACCGTTGCGGTGGTTCGCTCATCGCGCCCGACATCGTGCTTACAGCGGCACACTGCCTTCGACAGCCCGGTCTCGATTTCCTCGCTAACCGCCGGGTCTATGTCGGAAGCCAGAGGCTTCGCGGCGAGCGGGGGGCGAACGGGGTGGACTACCGGGTGGTCGCGGCGGTCTATCACGCAGGCTACGTTCCCTCGACAGGCGGGGTGAACGAAGCACCGCCGCGCAACGACATAGCCTTGCTCAAAATCCGCCCGATCGGTCGGCCAGTGATCCCGCGCCCCATACGCCTGCCGGGGTCGGCGCCCGCGAGTGCCGAAGCCGGTCAGTCGGATATCATCCGGGTGTACGGCTGGGGATACACCGAAGAACGGCGACCCAACCAGAGCGGGGTCATGAACGGCGGCAAGCTGTTGGCCTATGCAGAGGATCTGCAGGTGGGCGCGCTGCGGATCGTCGAGACCGCGGAATGTCGCAAGATTCCGCACTACAAGGGTGTATCGGCCGATAACATCTGCGCAGAAACCCCGCCGCCTTCCGAGGCCACCAGGGGATCCCGGAACACCTTCAGCTGTCGGGGGGACAGCGGCGGGCCCGTGGTGCGGCTGGTCGGCCAGCGCCTCGTGCAAGTGGGCGTGGTCTCGTGGGCTTACGGCTGCGGCATCGCGGTGAGGGGTGCAAGAGGAGTCCCTATCCGGCGAAACCCCTCGGTCTTCGTCAATCTGGCGAACTACACCGGATGGATCGCGAAGGCCCGCAACAGCTTTGCGAACGGAGCGGTGCTCCCTGTGACGGAGTAG
- a CDS encoding FadR/GntR family transcriptional regulator — protein sequence MASQFLTRELVETLGAKIVRGDTPDNGSLPIEADLAKQYDTSRTVLREAVKMLTAKGLVGSRPRRGTYVEPESRWNILDPDVLRWILQRRFSFGLTRDFLIAREGIEPKAAAAAARVQNREAIADVAAKLDDMREAAAGRMDSLESDIAFHIAILHASGNRFFVQFSHVIETALRFSIRLTNSEKGVRMASVADHAAIYEAIERGDVVGAEKAAQDLLTEAIRLLDERAKREE from the coding sequence ATGGCGTCGCAATTCCTCACCCGCGAACTGGTCGAGACACTCGGCGCGAAGATCGTGCGCGGCGATACGCCGGATAACGGCAGCCTGCCGATCGAGGCCGATCTCGCGAAACAGTACGATACCTCGCGCACCGTCCTTCGCGAGGCGGTGAAAATGCTTACGGCCAAGGGGCTCGTCGGGTCGCGCCCGCGGCGGGGAACTTATGTCGAGCCGGAGAGCCGGTGGAATATCCTCGATCCCGACGTGCTGCGGTGGATCTTGCAGCGACGGTTCTCGTTCGGCCTGACGCGCGATTTCCTCATCGCGCGCGAGGGCATCGAACCGAAGGCCGCCGCGGCCGCGGCGCGCGTGCAGAATCGCGAGGCCATAGCCGACGTCGCGGCGAAACTCGACGACATGCGCGAAGCCGCCGCCGGGCGGATGGATTCGCTCGAGAGCGACATCGCCTTCCACATCGCCATCCTCCATGCGAGCGGCAATCGCTTTTTCGTCCAGTTCTCGCACGTCATTGAAACAGCGCTGCGCTTCTCGATCCGCCTGACCAATTCGGAAAAGGGTGTCCGCATGGCCAGTGTCGCGGATCACGCGGCGATCTACGAAGCGATCGAGCGGGGCGATGTCGTCGGTGCCGAGAAAGCGGCGCAGGATTTGCTGACCGAAGCGATCCGGCTGCTCGACGAGCGTGCCAAGCGCGAGGAATAG
- a CDS encoding LOG family protein: MDILTLDQLDQWLSNPSRMPVTISGLDLTLRTQEVVGVDLTGCTLLGCVLNGDIWAQSQAQGASVLVGESGMPFDPARATLYTVDDLYDRYDPEDSLPSWRASFDYRAYLWFMDPEENLPLRLSTGQAMQARLHDTAIEGSVARFIEKTGKPLVGFMGGHDTPRDAQVFATIAELARRMTRSGQLVLTGGGPGLMEAANLGAFLAPFPDDILAEAVAALGAAPKYNHPDWLSTAWNLRERLLDGGTVSPDSESLGIPTWLYGHEPPNVFATHQAKMFYNSLREDGLITLAGAGLIIGPGNAGTVQEVFQDATQNYYRKPGTKPTPIALLGEAYWSRPAEDGPDPIGRTKPLKPLLMALAGEKPKTDWSSAVLITDDIDAIAELILPSSEKEVGKESLTRGEIWRAKISAR, from the coding sequence ATGGATATCCTGACGCTTGACCAGTTGGACCAGTGGCTCTCAAATCCGTCGCGCATGCCTGTGACAATTTCCGGATTGGACTTGACACTACGAACACAAGAAGTCGTGGGAGTGGATCTCACCGGCTGTACTCTTCTCGGATGCGTACTGAATGGCGACATCTGGGCACAGTCTCAAGCGCAGGGAGCATCGGTGCTTGTCGGCGAAAGCGGCATGCCATTCGATCCGGCTCGAGCCACTTTGTACACTGTTGACGATCTCTATGACCGTTATGATCCAGAAGACAGTCTGCCTTCATGGAGGGCCTCATTCGATTATCGAGCATATCTTTGGTTCATGGATCCCGAAGAGAACCTCCCCTTAAGATTGAGTACGGGTCAGGCCATGCAGGCGCGGCTCCACGATACTGCGATCGAAGGATCGGTTGCCCGGTTTATTGAGAAGACAGGAAAGCCTTTGGTTGGCTTCATGGGTGGTCACGATACGCCGCGCGATGCGCAAGTGTTCGCGACCATCGCCGAGCTCGCACGGCGCATGACGCGCAGCGGGCAGCTCGTCCTGACCGGAGGTGGGCCCGGCCTTATGGAGGCCGCTAATCTTGGCGCCTTTTTAGCGCCATTTCCGGACGATATTCTTGCAGAAGCCGTTGCGGCACTCGGGGCCGCACCCAAATACAATCATCCCGATTGGCTATCTACGGCATGGAACCTACGCGAACGCCTGCTGGACGGCGGCACGGTTTCGCCAGATTCTGAAAGCCTCGGTATCCCAACTTGGTTGTACGGTCATGAGCCGCCGAATGTCTTCGCCACTCATCAAGCGAAGATGTTTTACAATAGTTTACGCGAAGACGGTCTCATAACGCTTGCCGGAGCCGGGTTAATTATTGGTCCGGGCAATGCAGGGACTGTACAAGAAGTGTTTCAAGATGCGACGCAGAACTACTACAGGAAACCGGGTACTAAACCTACGCCAATCGCATTGCTTGGCGAGGCGTATTGGAGTCGGCCGGCAGAGGACGGGCCTGATCCGATTGGCCGGACAAAGCCGCTAAAACCACTTCTGATGGCACTCGCCGGCGAAAAGCCCAAAACTGATTGGTCGAGTGCAGTACTGATCACCGATGACATTGACGCGATTGCCGAGCTGATCCTTCCCAGTTCCGAAAAAGAAGTTGGAAAAGAAAGCCTCACTCGCGGCGAGATCTGGCGCGCCAAAATTTCTGCCCGATGA
- a CDS encoding SDR family NAD(P)-dependent oxidoreductase, with product MTRYATYPSLAGRSVFITGGATGIGAAMVEAFAEQGAVVGHIDLAAEEAEALGESISASGRPKPWFRRVDVTDVEALAGAVSDFAGSAGGLHALVNNVANDTRHNPLETTAEKWRRCMAVNLDCAFFASQEAIKQMRDGNGGAIVNFSSINALLGPENMPGYVTAKAGLLGMTKALAREYGRDGIRVNTILPGWVVTQRQLDLWLTPEAEAEWMEHVCLKQRIEPRDAANLALFLAADDSRMITNQQFVIDGGRV from the coding sequence ATGACCCGATATGCTACCTATCCGAGCCTTGCCGGGCGGTCGGTCTTCATCACCGGAGGTGCTACCGGGATCGGTGCCGCCATGGTCGAGGCCTTCGCCGAGCAAGGGGCGGTTGTCGGCCACATCGATCTCGCCGCCGAGGAAGCCGAAGCCCTGGGCGAGTCGATCTCGGCGTCCGGACGACCGAAGCCCTGGTTTCGCCGGGTCGACGTGACCGATGTCGAGGCCTTGGCTGGCGCGGTGTCCGACTTCGCCGGTTCGGCGGGGGGGCTGCACGCGCTCGTCAACAACGTCGCCAACGATACCCGCCACAATCCGCTCGAAACGACCGCCGAGAAATGGCGGCGATGCATGGCGGTCAATCTCGACTGTGCGTTTTTCGCCTCGCAAGAGGCGATCAAGCAGATGCGCGATGGCAATGGCGGCGCGATCGTCAATTTCTCGTCGATCAATGCGCTGCTCGGACCTGAGAACATGCCGGGCTACGTCACCGCGAAGGCGGGTCTGCTCGGCATGACCAAGGCGCTCGCGCGGGAGTACGGGCGCGATGGCATCAGGGTGAACACGATCCTGCCGGGTTGGGTCGTGACCCAGCGCCAGCTCGATCTGTGGCTGACGCCGGAGGCCGAGGCCGAGTGGATGGAGCACGTGTGCCTGAAGCAGCGGATCGAACCGCGCGACGCGGCAAACCTTGCACTGTTCCTGGCGGCCGACGACAGTCGAATGATTACGAACCAGCAATTCGTCATTGATGGCGGACGGGTGTAG